The genomic region TGAACCCTCGGTCGCCACCCACGGCCACGCAGTTCCGGCAGTACGACCCGTCCGTGCCGATCCGGAAGTGTGCGGCCCGGCAGTCGGCAGCGAAGGAGTTCGTGATGTGGACTTCGCCACCGCCGCCGGTCCCGCTGTCGTATTCGTCGGTGTGTCCCGGTGTGCTCGCGTAGATGGCGTTGTCCGGGAACCCCTGGATGTTCACCCGGTCGATCTTGAGCGTCCCAGCGTGTGCCTTCCCAACGTAGATGCCCGTCGAGCCCGGGTACGAGTCGTCGATCGCGCCATCGCCGAGATACACGTTCTCGATGACGCCCGTACTTCCTTCGTCGACGAGGGCGATGAACGGTTCCGCCTTCTCGAACTCGTCCCACACGCCACGAACGCCGACGTTCCTGACCGTCCAGTCGCTTCCACTCGCGTAGATCAGGTACGTCGCTCCGTCGGCTGTGATATCGATCAGCGTATTCTCGAAGGTCTCACCGTCGCCGATTCGCTTCTCGTATCGTTCGCCCGCCGGAACTTCGATGACGTCGTAGTCGCCATCGGCAGCCGCCGCGACGCCAGTCGAGGCAACTCCCAGCGTGGCGACCGCCCCCATCATCGACTTCAGATACGGGCGTCGGCCCACTACACCTCGGGTGGTGTGCTTTCTCTCGTCGCTTTCGTCACCGTAACTATCGTCTTCCATACACCTCGATCAGGAGATGCTTACCCAGTATAAATATTTCATTTATGTATCAAAACCGCATGTTAGAGTGCGTAATTGGCCTTGAATAGTCATATAACATATAATAAACGCAAGTAAATAAGAGTAGTCGGATAGCATGCGAGCCCAACCGTATTCGGCCGGCTCGTTATCGGATCGAACCTCGGTAAGAACCGCCTAACAGTCGTGAGAACGGTCCGGAACCGGTCGGAGTTTTCCCTGTAGTCGGGGTCAGCGTTCGGCCGGAGTCGAGATCGGTAGCTGGCGCGCGGTCAGATCAACTCCGTGCGGAGCTGGTCGACGTCGAGCAGTCCCATCGAGACGGCCAACAGGGTCCAGGTCGTAACGCCGAGGAGGACACTGCCGATCAGCGTTGGTATGTCGGTAACGAACCGCTGGGAGAACGAGACGACTGCGGCCATCACCAGTGCGACGGCACAGACCCGACCCAACCGGTTCCCAACCTGGGTCCGGGAGATCGGGAGTTCCGAGTCTATCAGGTAGAGGTTCACGGTCAACATGATCGCGTAGCTACCGACCGTCGCGACCGTCGCTCCGACAGCACCGTATACGGGGATGACGACGAGGTTCAGACCGAAGTTGAGCAGGGCGGTACCGCCTTTGGCGACAGCTCTGCCCCGAGCGCGGCCGAGATAGTCGAGCGTGTCGTTCGTGATTCTATTGATCGCTTGCAGGACGACGAACACCGACAGAATCTGAACCAGCGGAATGGCACCGAGATATCCGTCACCGAAGACGTACCTGACGGCCGGGTCGGCGACGAGATAGATGCCGACTGCTGCTGGGAGGTAACACAGGAGCGTGTACTCGAGCGTCGTCTCGTATACGCGGGCCGCGCGGTCGAGGTTACCGCTCGACTTGTACTCACCGAAGGATGGAGAGAGTGCGAAGCCGAGCGAACTCGCCGGCGCAGTGACGAACTCCGTCAGTTGTTTCGCTAGCGTGTAGTACCCCACGACGACCGGCGTGAGGAAGTACCCGATCAGAAGTATGTCCACGCGCTTGTAGAGGATTTCCGCCGCGCTCGTGACCGTTAACGGCACGCAGTACGAGAGGATGCGCCGAAGGAGCGCCAGATTCGAGACGGCTGCATCCTCGGCATTACGACCGTCGTCCCTCCCGTCCCCAGCCAAGTCGGCAGCCCCCTGTTCCGTCGACGTATCCGTATCGGGACCGTCCTCCCGCGAGGAGACTCCGATCCGTGATACCAGTCGGAACAGGGCGAACAGGCCGAACACCGCACCGAGTGCGTATCCGGACACGTAGCCGAGGAGTGCACCCGTCGCACCCATCCCCAGACCGAGAAACAGGAGCATCGAGACGAGTGTCCCAACGTCCGTGACGACGGACTGGCGGGCGCTCCAGTCGACCTCGTTGAACCCTTGACACAGATAGTAGCCGTAGGTGTTGAGCGTTCGAAAAGCGATATACAGGAAACCGACCGAGAGTAACGCAGTCAGTTCGTCCCCGCCGAACAACCCGGCGATCCGGCTGCGAAACAGGAACACCGTAGCCGAGACGACGAGGATAGTCAGGCCGTTGATGAGGATCATCGAGCGGACGATGAACGGAATCCGTGTGGGGTCCCGCTCGCGGTACTCGGTGACGTAGCGGGCAGTCGACTTGGCGATACCCAGCTGACTGACCAGCAGGGCGAGACCGAGAACGGAGATGGCGAGGTATAGCCGACCGTACTCCGAGGGAGTCAGAAACACCCTGGTGAGCAGAAGGGTGATCACTGCGCTGATGCCAATTCGGAGCAGTTGCGACGCCAGAACGGCCTTGAAACCGTCGAGTAGGTTCCTCGTCGACGGCATATTAGCTAGTGTCCTTTGCGGTGAACGTGATGGACCAGTTTGCCGCCTCGTCGACCGACCGACCGCCGACCGTTTGCCCCTCCTCCGAGAGCGGACGGACGACGAGCGTCGTCGTCTCGGTCGCGAGCGAGAGCGGAGGAGTGGTGTCGGGGAGAAACCCATGCGCCGAGAGTGATTCCGTCGGGATCGAGCCGGGCAACGCGGTACAGAGGTCGACGTCCCGGTACCGGTCGACGACGGCGGCGAGCAATGCCCGGACGACGGCAGGCCGCAGCCCCGAGAGTGGGAGGGCGTCGACGATGTTCGCGCGATCGAACCCGTATCGGTTCCGGTGCCCGACGACGACTGCAGCGACGACAGCCCCTCCCTCGCGGGCCAGGAACGTATCGTAGTCCCAGCGAGGATTGTCGAACCGCCAGTCGAGGAACTGCTCCTCCCGATGCGTGTGCAACGTGTCCGGGACGGCGCTCCGATACAAACGGGACAGGATGTCGATCGGAACGCCCCGACGGCGTTCCACGGTCACGGGCGATCCACCGGGTCTGGCGAGGGCGTCGCGTACACGGTAATACGCATCGGTCGCAGACGCGATGGTTCGAGCAACGGGTGTGCCGATCGGGCCTTCGATCCGTGAGCCGACGACTGCGGCCGGGTGCTGGATCCGATAGTATATCGGGTGTGTCGTTACGGCCCGCCAGCCGAGATCGAGGTTGCCGGGGAGGGTCCGGTCGTTCGGGAAGTTGAAGTACAGAGACGGGGGGCCGTCGCGATGGGCCTCGATGGCGGCTTCTGTCATTTCGGTGAACAGCCCGCGTCGACGGTGGTCAGCGGCGACCATCGTATCACACGGCTGGTACGCGAGCACGGCGTCGTCGCCGGCCGCGATCGGCATCGGGAAAAACGACCTCGCGCCGACCAGTTCCCCGTCGGTCTCGGCGACGTAGATAGTGACGTCGTCGGCGTAGGGGTTATCCTGGTATTTCCAGCGGAACCACGCTGGCCTGGCCGGCCCGTCGAAGACGTCACGGTAGAGCGATAGGTACGCGTCGTGGTCGTCCGGCCGGAAGGGACGAACCGTGTAGCTAACCGGCATACTCACCGTCCAGCGTTCGGCGAGCGACTTCGTCCATCGTCGCAACCGTGATCGCGCCGTCCCGTCGTCGTCGGGCCACGTGTGAGAGGACGGCCCGGAGCCGCTCGAAGTCGGCCGCTCGCGTCAGATTGTTCGGATGGAGCCAGAGGTGGAACACGCCGTCGGTGTCGGCCGCCGCGTCGATACCGAGTTTCGCCTGCCTGACGACGGGATCCTCGGCGATCAGTTCGAGGGCCGACGTGACGGGGGTCTCCAACGAGAAGAGGTCGAGTGACGCCGGCAGTTCGACCAGCCCGTGTTCGTCGACTCGTGGTGTCACGACCGGCGGCGCGTCGCCGACAGTGTATCCGGCGAGTTTCGCGAGTGGGTACAGCGGCGCGTCGTCGTACCACCGTGAGGGCGTTCTGGTGCGGTAACAGCGGAACCCGTGTTCGGCCAGTTGCGCTCGGAATCCGACTACGTTCCGGGGATAGACGAACGAGCGGAGCGAAATATCGTGTGTTGCAGCGATCTCGACGCACGTTTCGAATTCGGCGGCCGCCACGTCGGTACCGATCTGACCTGGGTCGAAGATGACATGTGAGAACGAGTGACAACCAATCTCGTGATCGACGCCCGCACTTCGGATGTGGTCGATCAATGCCGACCCGTACCACCGACGGTGGGAGACCTCGGTACCACCCGGATCCCGGGCGAACCACTCCGTTGGTGCGGGGTGGTTCCCGTGTCGACCGTCACACTCGTCGAGAAACAGGTGGCCGACCACGGCCCACGTCGCCGGCACCTCGAAGCGATCAAGATACCCGAGGAGACGTACCCATGCGGACCGGGCCCGCTCGATCCGTTCCGTGGGCCGGTCCGGCTGATCGTGGAACCCCCAGGCAAGTTCGGCGTCGATCGATATCACGATCCGTCCCATCGTCGTTTGATCAACAGATCGCTGTCCGCAATAGTTAGGAGCGAACTTGTGACCCGTGTTCACGATCGGGTCCTGTGACGACCGTCCCGGTATACGACTTATAACAAAGACCCAACCCATCGGGGAAGATACACGATGAGGGAGTCCCTGATTCGGTCGACAGGTGACGGCGTTCTCGGGACGGTACGCGGGCGTATCCAGTCGGCGGTACGGCAGGTACCGACCGATCTCGTGTTGGTGGTCGCCTTCGCGCTCGGTGCGGTGAGCCTGCTCACGGTCGGGGTGTCGTCGCCGCTCGTCCGGGCCGTTCTCGGGTTCCCGCTTCTGTTTCTGGTTCCGGGATACGTAACCGTCGCGGCTGCGTTCCCGCGGGCACGCTCGGGCACTCTCGAGCGAACGGGCGCTCTCGGGCAGGTTCGAGAGGTGAGTGGCGTCGAACGAGCAGCACTGTCGTTTGGACTGAGCGTCGCGCTTTTGCCACTACTCGCACTCGCCATCGACGTCTCACCATGGCCGTTCGAGTCACCCGTACGCGCCGGGGCTGTGAGCGGGTATGCGGGGGTGATGGCGGCGGTAGCCGTGTACCGACGGGCACAGGTCTCGGACGCCGACCGGTATAGGTGGCACGTCGGCCGCACCCTTGCGTCGATTCGGACTGCACTCGCCGGGACTTCGAAGCGGGAGACTGTGCTGAACCTGCTCGTCGCTGTTAGCCTCGTTGCGGCGACTGGCGCTGTTGGATACGCGCTGGCCACGCCACAGGACGGCGAGCAGTACTCGACGATCTCGATACTCACCGAGAACGAGTCGGGAGACCGAGTTGCGGGGGACTATCCAACCGATCTCGACACAGCAGACGATCGGCGACTCGTCGCGGCCGTCGAGAATCGCGAGGGGCGGGAAACCACCTACGAACTAGTCGTAGTGGTTGAGCGAGTCGATCCGTCAGGCGAGGACAATCGGGTGACCGAGCGCGCGGTGCTCTCCCGCGGGAACGCGACTGTCCCGCCAGGTGGGACGTGGTACTACAGACACGGTCTTCGACCAGTTCTGGACGGCGAGAACCTGCGGGTGAGCTATTTCCTGTACGAGGGCGACGCACCCGCGACGCCGACACCGGAGAGTGCGTCTCAGCACGCCTACTTCTGGGTATCGGCCGCTGACGAAACCCCATGATCCCCGCCCGTTGCGGTTCGGCGGGGAGTAAATAGAGGATAACAAACTGTGAGGGGGTCGATCAGTCGTTGAAATGGTCCTTTCGCCGACCCGGCGTCGCCTCGGAAAGGTCGGTCTCGTAATCGGGGCGACAGCGGTGGCAGTGGGGGTGTTGATCGCACACCGAACGCCAGCAACCGGGTACGAACTGTCAGTCTACCACGCGACGCCGGTTGCGGTCTGGGCGTGTCTCGCCGTGGCGCTTGCCACGGCGATCCTCGTGGGACTCACCGCTGGCGCAGCCGATGATCGAGGGGTACTGGCCGGCGCGCTCGTGGTCGGAGGGGCAGCGATGACGGTGTTCATCGGCCTCCCGATCGTCCGCGGATACCGCTACTACGGACACCACGACGCATTGACCCACCTCGGGTGGGCACGAGCGATCAGCACGGGTACCATGTCGCCGTTTGACCTGTTCTATCCGGGTATTCACACGGCCGGTGGGTTCGTCAGTGGCGTCGTCGGGATACCGCTGTCGCGGGCGATGCTGTTCGTCGTGCTGGGATCGGCCCTCGTATATCTCGTCTTCGTACCGCTCTGTGTCAGGCTCGTCGCTCCAACCGGAATGGCGACCGCCATCGCCGCGTTCGGCGCGTTTTTGCTCCTTCCGATCACGTCGATCTCGACGTATCTCCTCCCACACGCAATGTCGCAGGCGATATTCGTCTCGACCGTCTTCCTTTTTCTCCTTCTGAAGTACGTCACCACATCCTCCCGGGGCATCTCGATATCGGCGGTCGGAGCGATGCTGGCGCTCGTCTCGGCGTGTACGCTCCTGTACCATCCACAGCTCGTGGCCCACCTGATAGCCGTCGCAGTCGGAATTTGTCTCGTTCAGTACGCGTATCGTCGTAGAGCGTCGTCCGGTCCGGTCGACAGCTGGTCCTCACGGACCCGGATCAGCGACCACGAAACACTGTACGGGCAGACGCTGTTTCTGATCGTGCTCTTTTTCGGGTGGTCTTCGAATCACGGATTTTTCCTCGGGACCGTCAGCGCCGCTGTGGGGGGAACGCTCGAGTTCCTGTTCGGGGGGGCGGGAACGGCCGGGGCGGCAGTCGCCTCACAGAGCGGATCGCTGCAGGAAGTCGGCGGGAGTCTCCCGGAACTGTTCCTCAAACTGTTCGCTGTAAAGGCGATCGTTGCGCTAGCGGCCGGGGCGCTGATCGTCGACATCCTCCTCAGGGGATCGGAGGGTCGATTCCGTGATATTCCGTCGGTGACGAAATACGTCACCGTCGGACTGATCGGCCTCAGCACGGTGTTCGGGCTCTATTTCCTCAGTTCGGCTTCGAAGCTGTACTTCCGGGTCGTCGGTCTGGTCATGGTGCTCGTCGTGGTCCTTGCGGCGATCGCTGTCTACGAAGGCGTCAGCCGCGTTCGGTGGTCGTCGTCGATCTCGATTCAGGCAGGGCTCTCGGTCATCTTGGGTGTACTCGTCGTGGCGTCCTTGATCACCGTATTTCCGTCGCCGTACGTCTACAAGGCGTCGCCACACGTCACCGACATGCAGATAGAGGGGTACGAGCAAACGTTCGCTGTCCGGAACACGAGCAAGGGTCTCGCGGGCTTTCGAAACGCGCCCAATCGCTACGACGACGCGGTTAACGGGAACGAGGACCTGAAGCGAAGCCACTACACGATCACCGAGGACGATATGGCCGAACCGCTAACTAGGCGTTTCGAGACGGACACCTACGTCGTGGTAAGTCAGGCCACCATCGAGCGGGAACAACGAGCCTATCGCGGGCTCCGATTCACACGGCCCGAGATACGTGGAATCGGAACACAGCGCCGTGTCGATCGTGTCGTCGCCAACGACCAGTTCGATCTCTACCTGGTCCCCGCCTCGAGATAGCCATTCCGGTGGCCCGCTGGCGGCCAGCGACACCGAATCCACTCTATAACTAACGGTCTCGCCTCGGGGTACTACCTCGATGACCGGTACGTCAACGCAGGAGTCATCGGTGTTGGTCGTCGCCGATTTCACTGGGAACCAGGGAAAAGCGGAGCGACACGTCGGGCCACTCGCGCGGGTCGCCGATCCCACGATGCTCTGTGTGAATCCGCCGGCGGCAATCGACGGCGTGGACATCGAAACGCCGCCGACCGTCGGCGTCAGACCGCTCGACCTCCTCATTCTGTCGCTGTTCGCCGTGGTCGAGTGCGTTCGTCGCGACTATGCGGCCGTCTGCTCGTTCT from Halorientalis sp. IM1011 harbors:
- a CDS encoding flippase, which translates into the protein MPSTRNLLDGFKAVLASQLLRIGISAVITLLLTRVFLTPSEYGRLYLAISVLGLALLVSQLGIAKSTARYVTEYRERDPTRIPFIVRSMILINGLTILVVSATVFLFRSRIAGLFGGDELTALLSVGFLYIAFRTLNTYGYYLCQGFNEVDWSARQSVVTDVGTLVSMLLFLGLGMGATGALLGYVSGYALGAVFGLFALFRLVSRIGVSSREDGPDTDTSTEQGAADLAGDGRDDGRNAEDAAVSNLALLRRILSYCVPLTVTSAAEILYKRVDILLIGYFLTPVVVGYYTLAKQLTEFVTAPASSLGFALSPSFGEYKSSGNLDRAARVYETTLEYTLLCYLPAAVGIYLVADPAVRYVFGDGYLGAIPLVQILSVFVVLQAINRITNDTLDYLGRARGRAVAKGGTALLNFGLNLVVIPVYGAVGATVATVGSYAIMLTVNLYLIDSELPISRTQVGNRLGRVCAVALVMAAVVSFSQRFVTDIPTLIGSVLLGVTTWTLLAVSMGLLDVDQLRTELI
- a CDS encoding GNAT family N-acetyltransferase, coding for MPVSYTVRPFRPDDHDAYLSLYRDVFDGPARPAWFRWKYQDNPYADDVTIYVAETDGELVGARSFFPMPIAAGDDAVLAYQPCDTMVAADHRRRGLFTEMTEAAIEAHRDGPPSLYFNFPNDRTLPGNLDLGWRAVTTHPIYYRIQHPAAVVGSRIEGPIGTPVARTIASATDAYYRVRDALARPGGSPVTVERRRGVPIDILSRLYRSAVPDTLHTHREEQFLDWRFDNPRWDYDTFLAREGGAVVAAVVVGHRNRYGFDRANIVDALPLSGLRPAVVRALLAAVVDRYRDVDLCTALPGSIPTESLSAHGFLPDTTPPLSLATETTTLVVRPLSEEGQTVGGRSVDEAANWSITFTAKDTS
- a CDS encoding polysaccharide deacetylase family protein: MISIDAELAWGFHDQPDRPTERIERARSAWVRLLGYLDRFEVPATWAVVGHLFLDECDGRHGNHPAPTEWFARDPGGTEVSHRRWYGSALIDHIRSAGVDHEIGCHSFSHVIFDPGQIGTDVAAAEFETCVEIAATHDISLRSFVYPRNVVGFRAQLAEHGFRCYRTRTPSRWYDDAPLYPLAKLAGYTVGDAPPVVTPRVDEHGLVELPASLDLFSLETPVTSALELIAEDPVVRQAKLGIDAAADTDGVFHLWLHPNNLTRAADFERLRAVLSHVARRRRDGAITVATMDEVARRTLDGEYAG
- a CDS encoding DUF1616 domain-containing protein yields the protein MRESLIRSTGDGVLGTVRGRIQSAVRQVPTDLVLVVAFALGAVSLLTVGVSSPLVRAVLGFPLLFLVPGYVTVAAAFPRARSGTLERTGALGQVREVSGVERAALSFGLSVALLPLLALAIDVSPWPFESPVRAGAVSGYAGVMAAVAVYRRAQVSDADRYRWHVGRTLASIRTALAGTSKRETVLNLLVAVSLVAATGAVGYALATPQDGEQYSTISILTENESGDRVAGDYPTDLDTADDRRLVAAVENREGRETTYELVVVVERVDPSGEDNRVTERAVLSRGNATVPPGGTWYYRHGLRPVLDGENLRVSYFLYEGDAPATPTPESASQHAYFWVSAADETP